Proteins co-encoded in one Verrucomicrobiota bacterium genomic window:
- the rpoN gene encoding RNA polymerase factor sigma-54, whose product MLYMANVGLHQTLQTSQTLSPQMQQSLHLLQAPVLELRTLVQQELVANPVLDESQPEKETSEEEDWDKELEELRQHDEDWREYFSQNAPSSYTSAEAQERRQFLFDSQVEQETLSDHLLGQLTLSTNNEEVLRVGEEIIGNVDDDGFFKASLEEVAMAAQVQIKVAHETLDLIQTFHPPGIAAMDLRETLMIQLRQRGKERDLEYQIVKNSLSELGRKRYQDLARRYKASLTQIQEAATYISNLQPRPGASFSPDQPQNVVQPEAAFVERDGNWTVQLNDEPVPRLRISDTYKDLLGKNAKDSGLRDYLRDKIRAGKFLIKCLHQRQSTISSILQQIAHKQVDFLNNGVSELKPLTMSQVADIVGVHETTVSRAIANKYVQTPWGIFPIKYFFTSGYQTADGKSLANTSIKDAIADLVSREDLAKPLSDSEIVKVLKERGIDLARRTVAKYRAELNILPSNLRKQL is encoded by the coding sequence ATGCTCTATATGGCAAATGTAGGGCTACATCAGACACTGCAAACATCACAAACTCTCTCTCCCCAGATGCAGCAGTCCTTGCATCTTCTTCAAGCGCCTGTTTTAGAATTGAGAACCCTCGTCCAACAAGAGCTGGTTGCAAATCCCGTATTAGACGAGTCACAGCCTGAGAAAGAAACAAGTGAAGAAGAGGATTGGGACAAGGAATTAGAGGAGCTTCGTCAACATGATGAGGATTGGCGCGAATATTTTAGCCAAAATGCTCCAAGTAGTTACACGTCTGCGGAGGCTCAGGAAAGACGCCAGTTTCTTTTTGATTCTCAAGTTGAGCAAGAAACCCTCTCAGACCACTTACTTGGACAGCTTACACTCTCTACCAATAATGAAGAAGTGCTGCGCGTTGGCGAAGAAATCATTGGCAATGTTGACGATGACGGCTTTTTCAAGGCCTCTCTTGAAGAAGTAGCGATGGCAGCTCAAGTGCAGATTAAAGTGGCACATGAAACCTTGGACCTCATCCAAACCTTTCACCCACCAGGCATTGCTGCCATGGACCTTCGTGAAACACTCATGATACAACTTCGCCAGAGAGGCAAAGAAAGAGACCTAGAATACCAGATTGTTAAAAATTCGCTCTCTGAGCTAGGACGCAAAAGATACCAAGATCTTGCACGACGCTATAAGGCCAGCCTTACGCAAATACAAGAAGCTGCAACGTATATTAGTAACCTTCAGCCACGACCAGGGGCTTCATTTTCGCCTGACCAACCTCAAAATGTTGTCCAACCCGAAGCTGCTTTTGTCGAACGTGATGGAAATTGGACCGTTCAGCTCAATGATGAACCAGTCCCTCGCTTACGCATTAGCGATACCTATAAGGACCTTTTAGGAAAGAACGCCAAAGATAGTGGGCTACGCGATTATCTAAGAGATAAAATAAGAGCAGGCAAATTTCTTATCAAGTGCCTTCACCAGCGCCAAAGCACCATCAGTAGTATTCTGCAACAAATTGCTCACAAACAAGTGGATTTTCTCAATAATGGCGTGAGCGAGCTTAAGCCACTAACGATGAGTCAGGTTGCAGATATAGTTGGAGTGCACGAAACTACTGTTAGCCGAGCTATTGCCAATAAATATGTGCAAACACCATGGGGTATTTTTCCCATAAAATACTTTTTTACTTCTGGTTATCAAACAGCCGATGGAAAGTCTCTGGCTAACACCAGCATCAAAGATGCAATAGCTGACCTTGTTAGCCGTGAAGACCTTGCTAAGCCCCTTTCTGACTCAGAGATAGTTAAGGTTTTAAAAGAGAGAGGCATTGATCTCGCTCGACGCACGGTCGCAAAGTATCGTGCTGAACTCAATATTTTACCTTCAAATCTACGCAAACAATTATAA